In Perognathus longimembris pacificus isolate PPM17 chromosome 3, ASM2315922v1, whole genome shotgun sequence, a single window of DNA contains:
- the Amer2 gene encoding APC membrane recruitment protein 2, whose translation MTPLNRNPFTVLLLDNEGLTKAAYPTPLPPQSLGCHGDGRAQRRRRRRLTVSARVHGGLQKEATAAAAAAAAAAAATASRGSRGWGLGSFTVADMDLPCDCTSETPAPEQPSGKINKAAFKLFKKRKTGSTLPSIFGVKNKGDGKSSGPAGMVKSRTHDGLAEAVSVLESGRKEEEAAAQDDGVADRGRGLRGDQSNPGPPKATEGGSVSSLANNNNSSVAKSHSFFSLLKKNGRSENGKGGEPSDASKAAGKQKKGLRGIFSSMRWHKRDKRGGSKDGGEKEAACAQSPGSLILPGSLTASLECVKEETPRAACKPDSPTSKETPPDPAGELGGGEESPGGPYDKTTQAEDSRGYHHHHPRTEKSWTPPEAEADEVHSAQETPSTGDVLIKPVPLVDSECGSGRASAIPDLSYSVDPPSDPSADRICLMFSDVTSLKSFDSLTGCGDIIADQEEEADSSCDKHIPGSGNTVLSKKNPNVIAYQGGGEEMASPDGVGDTYLQEFWDMLSQTEDQREARPQDRVAKGAIAQEAKAVPPDTSKDARRVEVAKDVSSIKRRRLNRIPVDLYPKEDPKHPEKEQQEGVPNSDEGYCESTTPGPEEDRVNSSKKASVPPESDSGDALYDLYTEPNGSPAPPPAGQENTCLSRLKPVAPGTITCPLRTPGSLLKDSKIPISVKHLTNLPSSHPVGPQPPSRSDMPRTKIPVSKVLVRRVSNRGLAGTTMRAAACHDSAKKL comes from the exons GGCTGACGAAAGCTGCTTATCcgacacccctccctccccaatccCTCGGTTGCCATGGAGACGGGCGagcgcagcggcggcggcggcggcggctgacAGTGAGCGCGCGCGTCCACGGGGGTCTGCAGAAGGAAGccaccgccgctgccgccgccgccgccgccgccgcagcagcAACAGCGAGCCGAGGAAGCCGGGGGTGGGGACTGGGGTCGTTCACGGTGGCAGACATGGACTTACCTTGTGATTGTACCTCGGAAACGCCAGCTCCGGAGCAGCCCTCGGGGAAGATCAATAAGGCGGCTTTCAAATTATTCAAGAAGAGGAAAACGGGGAGTACCCTGCCTAGCATTTTTGGGGTCAAAAACAAAGGGGATGGGAAAAGCTCGGGTCCCGCGGGGATGGTGAAGAGCAGGACGCACGACGGCTTGGCGGAGGCGGTGTCGGTGCTGGAGAGcggcaggaaggaggaggaggcggcagccCAGGACGATGGGGTGGCTGACAGGGGCCGGGGCCTCCGCGGTGATCAATCCAACCCGGGGCCCCCCAAAGCCACCGAGGGGGGCAGCGTGAGCTccctggccaacaacaacaacagctccGTGGCCAAGTCCCACAGCTTCTTCTCCCTTTTGAAGAAGAACGGCAGGTCGGAGAATGGCAAAGGAGGAGAGCCTTCGGATGCCAGCAAAGCCGCAGGCAAACAAAAGAAGGGGCTGAGAGGGATTTTTAGCAGTATGCGTTGGCACAAGAGGGACAAGCGCGGCGGCAGCAAGGACGGCGGCGAGAAGGAGGCCGCGTGCGCCCAGAGCCCGGGGAGCCTCATCCTCCCCGGATCGCTCACTGCAAGCCTGGAGTGCGTCAAGGAGGAAACGCCCCGAGCCGCGTGCAAGCCAGACAGCCCCACCAGCAAGGAGACCCCGCCAGACCCAGCAGGTGAGCTTGGAGGGGGTGAGGAG AGCCCTGGGGGTCCTTACGACAAAACCACCCAGGCAGAGGACTCCAGGGggtaccaccaccatcatccgCGCACCGAGAAGTCCTGGACACCCCCCGAAGCAGAAGCTGATGAGGTCCACTCGGCTCAGGAGACTCCCAGCACAGGTGATGTTCTGATAAAGCCTGTCCCCCTTGTCGACTCGGAATGTGGCAGTGGCCGGGCATCTGCCATTCCTGACCTTTCTTACTCTGTTGACCCACCCTCTGACCCGTCGGCTGATCGTATTTGTTTGATGTTTTCTGACGTGACTTCACTGAAAAGCTTTGACTCTCTTACAGGCTGTGGAGATATTATTGCAGATCAAGAGGAAGAGGCAGATTCCAGCTGTGACAAGCATATTCCAGGGTCAGGCAACACCGTGCTCTCTAAAAAGAATCCCAACGTGATTGCTTaccaaggaggaggagaagagatggCCAGCCCCGACGGGGTGGGTGACACTTACCTGCAGGAATTCTGGGACATGCTTTCCCAGACTGAGGACCAACGAGAAGCTAGGCCCCAAGACAGAGTGGCTAAGGGAGCGATTGCCCAGGAAGCCAAGGCAGTCCCGCCAGACACATCCAAAGACGCCAGGCGCGTAGAAGTAGCGAAGGATGTGTCCTCCATCAAGCGCAGGAGACTCAACCGGATTCCTGTGGATCTCTATCCCAAGGAGGACCCCAAACACCCAGAGAAGGAGCAGCAAGAAGGGGTCCCCAACAGTGATGAGGGCTACTGTGAGTCCACCACTCCTGGTCCAGAGGAAGACAGAGTGAACAGCAGTAAAAAGGCGAGTGTCCCCCCCGAAAGTGACAGCGGTGACGCCCTATATGACCTCTACACAGAGCCTAATGGTAGCCCGGCCCCTCCTCCTGCCGGCCAGGAGAACACCTGTTTGTCCCGGCTAAAGCCTGTGGCTCCAGGCACCATCACCTGTCCATTGCGAACACCAGGCAGTTTGCTAAAAGACTCCAAAATCCCAATTAGCGTCAAACATCTCACGAACCTTCCATCGAGTCATCCCGTGGGACCCCAGCCACCATCCAGGAGTGACATGCCCAGAACAAAAATCCCAGTCTCTAAAGTGCTGGTCCGGAGGGTGAGCAATCGTGGCTTAGCCGGGACCACCATGCGGGCAGCCGCGTGCCACGACAGTGCCAAAAAGTTGTGA